In Pseudoalteromonas marina, a genomic segment contains:
- a CDS encoding chemotaxis protein CheV: MAGILDSVNQRTQLVGQNRLELLLFKLRGRQRFGINVFKVREVLQCPPLTSMPKSNSYIRGVAHIRGQTISVIDLSMAVGGRPIDNIKDSFIIIAEYNRSVQGFLVGGVERIVNMNWEKIMPPPSGAGRYSYLTAVTEIENELVEILDVEKILNEICPVNTEVSSEVAESGDIQKDLGERIVFIADDSAVARNQVKRALEPLGVQTELAKNGKEALVRLKEIAKLDCQTDITERVALLISDVEMPEMDGYTLTAEIKADPKLAPLHVILHTSLSGVFNQAMIEKVGADDFIAKFNPDELATAVKKWVHCE; this comes from the coding sequence ATGGCAGGCATTTTAGACTCAGTAAACCAGCGTACTCAGTTGGTTGGCCAGAACCGCCTAGAATTACTATTATTTAAACTCAGAGGGCGCCAGCGTTTTGGGATCAATGTATTTAAGGTAAGAGAAGTCCTTCAATGTCCTCCGCTTACTAGTATGCCAAAATCGAATTCTTATATTCGTGGTGTAGCTCATATTCGTGGACAAACTATTTCTGTCATAGATTTATCTATGGCGGTAGGTGGACGTCCAATCGATAACATCAAAGACAGCTTTATCATAATTGCTGAATATAATCGCTCAGTGCAAGGTTTTTTGGTCGGTGGTGTTGAACGTATAGTCAATATGAACTGGGAAAAAATAATGCCACCACCTTCTGGTGCCGGACGTTATTCATATTTAACCGCCGTTACTGAAATAGAAAACGAGCTAGTAGAAATTTTAGATGTTGAAAAAATATTAAATGAAATTTGCCCTGTTAACACAGAAGTAAGTTCTGAAGTTGCTGAAAGTGGTGACATTCAAAAAGATTTAGGTGAACGAATTGTATTTATAGCTGATGACAGTGCGGTTGCGCGAAATCAGGTAAAACGAGCACTTGAGCCGCTGGGTGTACAAACTGAGTTGGCTAAAAATGGCAAAGAAGCACTCGTAAGATTAAAAGAAATTGCCAAGCTTGATTGTCAAACAGATATTACAGAACGTGTTGCTTTGCTTATATCTGATGTTGAAATGCCAGAGATGGACGGCTATACATTAACAGCAGAGATCAAAGCAGACCCTAAACTTGCCCCTTTGCATGTTATTTTGCATACATCACTGAGTGGTGTATTTAACCAAGCAATGATTGAAAAGGTTGGGGCTGACGATTTTATTGCCAAATTTAACCCGGATGAATTAGCCACGGCGGTTAAAAAGTGGGTTCATTGTGAATAA
- a CDS encoding CheR family methyltransferase produces the protein MNNKDLQQNEYDQFRSFLEQQCGIVLGENKQYLVKSRLAPLMARFDVGSLSELVSKTLGPHERQLRAAVVDAMTTNETLWFRDQYPFELLQNRLFPEFKDLRRPVKIWSAASSSGQEPYSIAMSVAEFQSKQPNVLKMGAQIIGTDISNTMLDMCKNGEYDALALARGLSAERRKKFFTDSGNGMAKVNDTLKRQVSFRHLNLLDSYALMGKFDIIFCRNVLIYFSPEVKAKIIKQFAQALNPKGYLFLGASESMAGLSDEFDMVRCNPGIIYQKK, from the coding sequence TTGAATAATAAAGACTTGCAGCAAAATGAATACGATCAGTTCCGTTCGTTTTTAGAACAGCAATGCGGTATTGTTCTTGGTGAAAACAAGCAATACTTGGTAAAAAGTAGACTTGCGCCCCTTATGGCTCGTTTTGATGTAGGGTCGTTATCTGAACTTGTTAGCAAAACACTCGGGCCGCATGAGAGGCAATTGCGCGCGGCTGTTGTTGATGCGATGACTACAAACGAGACCTTGTGGTTCAGAGACCAATACCCCTTTGAGCTACTTCAAAACAGATTGTTTCCTGAGTTTAAAGATTTGAGGCGGCCTGTAAAAATTTGGTCTGCAGCTAGTTCGTCTGGTCAAGAGCCTTATTCTATTGCTATGTCGGTTGCTGAGTTTCAATCTAAGCAGCCTAACGTGTTAAAAATGGGTGCTCAGATCATTGGTACTGATATTTCTAACACTATGCTAGACATGTGTAAAAATGGCGAGTATGACGCGTTAGCTTTGGCGCGCGGGTTGTCTGCAGAACGTCGAAAAAAGTTTTTTACAGACAGCGGCAATGGTATGGCAAAAGTTAACGACACTTTGAAAAGACAAGTGAGCTTTAGGCATTTAAATTTACTAGATTCGTATGCATTAATGGGTAAATTCGATATTATTTTTTGCCGCAATGTACTTATTTACTTCTCTCCAGAGGTAAAAGCAAAAATTATTAAACAATTTGCACAAGCGCTTAATCCTAAAGGTTATTTATTTTTAGGGGCTTCGGAGTCAATGGCCGGGTTGAGTGACGAATTTGATATGGTTAGATGCAACCCTGGCATAATTTACCAAAAGAAATAA
- the flgB gene encoding flagellar basal body rod protein FlgB — protein MAISFDKALGVHQHTMLIRSQRAEVLASNIANADTPGYKAKDINFASALKAAKSHQQSGNTMVTTNEKHIGGGTRSVGGDELFRTPNQTDTGDGNSVDVQVERNLYTQNAMEYQASLQFLSGKFKGLNKALGSQG, from the coding sequence ATGGCTATCAGTTTTGATAAAGCTTTAGGTGTGCATCAGCATACTATGTTGATCCGTTCACAACGAGCAGAAGTGCTAGCAAGTAATATTGCTAATGCTGATACGCCGGGCTACAAAGCAAAAGATATTAACTTTGCCTCAGCATTAAAAGCGGCAAAATCACACCAGCAAAGCGGCAATACAATGGTAACTACTAATGAAAAACACATTGGTGGTGGTACCCGTAGTGTGGGTGGTGATGAATTATTTCGTACGCCAAATCAAACAGATACAGGTGATGGTAACTCAGTGGATGTACAGGTGGAACGGAACTTGTATACACAGAATGCTATGGAGTATCAGGCTAGCTTACAATTTTTAAGCGGCAAATTTAAAGGCCTGAATAAAGCCCTCGGTAGTCAAGGATAA
- the flgC gene encoding flagellar basal body rod protein FlgC has protein sequence MSLYNVFDIAGSGMSAQNVRLNTTASNISNANTISSSQDKTYRARQPVFAAELTKASESVSNNQGSSVGVKVLGIVESSAPLQIEYNPNHPSADENGYIYKPNVNVVEEMANMISASRSYETNVQVADAAKQMLSKTLLLGQR, from the coding sequence ATGAGTTTATATAACGTTTTTGATATTGCTGGTTCTGGTATGAGCGCACAGAATGTTCGTTTAAATACCACTGCGAGTAATATTTCGAATGCTAATACAATTAGCTCTTCTCAAGACAAAACGTACCGAGCGCGACAACCTGTATTTGCTGCAGAGCTTACCAAAGCTTCTGAGTCGGTAAGTAATAATCAGGGCTCTTCTGTTGGTGTTAAAGTGCTGGGCATTGTTGAAAGCAGTGCACCACTGCAGATTGAATACAACCCTAATCACCCGAGTGCGGATGAAAATGGTTATATCTACAAACCCAACGTTAATGTTGTAGAGGAGATGGCGAACATGATTTCTGCCTCTCGCTCTTATGAAACAAACGTGCAAGTTGCTGATGCAGCTAAGCAAATGTTAAGTAAAACTCTGCTGCTAGGTCAGCGTTAA
- a CDS encoding flagellar hook assembly protein FlgD has product MSNDISTSSSYLDSLRWQDTTPTTTEEQSDALTQEDFFSLLTQQLSFQDPSKPADNDQMIAQMTNFTMAEGISNLNSNFESLAASMTSNSALQASTLVGKQALLESDSLDLNATGEAKGSVVAESPVDSLTLRITDESGQLVRSIDLGSQSAGAIRFAWDGKNEAGERLPEGEYNIVAEGSTNGEFSSLPIATFKNIESVNINGANGIIINTKEGAVRLTDVAEIA; this is encoded by the coding sequence ATGAGTAACGATATTAGTACATCTTCATCCTATTTAGATTCTTTGCGTTGGCAGGATACAACACCAACGACAACCGAAGAGCAAAGCGATGCGTTAACTCAAGAAGATTTCTTCTCGTTGTTAACTCAGCAATTATCGTTTCAGGATCCGAGTAAACCTGCTGATAACGATCAAATGATTGCACAAATGACCAATTTCACGATGGCTGAAGGTATCTCAAATCTTAATAGTAATTTTGAGTCGCTAGCAGCTTCGATGACATCTAACTCTGCTTTGCAAGCATCAACATTGGTTGGTAAGCAAGCATTACTTGAGTCGGATTCCTTAGATTTAAATGCAACGGGTGAAGCAAAAGGTTCAGTCGTTGCAGAAAGCCCAGTAGATAGCTTAACGCTTCGTATTACTGATGAGTCAGGTCAATTAGTTCGCAGTATTGATTTAGGTTCACAGTCTGCTGGTGCAATACGCTTTGCTTGGGATGGTAAAAACGAAGCCGGTGAGCGGTTGCCTGAGGGTGAATACAATATTGTAGCTGAAGGCAGTACAAATGGTGAGTTTTCAAGCTTACCCATTGCTACGTTCAAGAATATTGAAAGTGTAAATATAAACGGTGCCAATGGCATCATTATTAACACTAAAGAAGGTGCGGTTAGGCTGACTGATGTCGCAGAGATCGCGTAA
- the flgE gene encoding flagellar hook protein FlgE, with amino-acid sequence MSFNIALTGIAAAQKDLDVTANNIANVNTTGFKESRAEFADVYASSVFSSGRTKNGDGVQTTMVAQQFHQGSLQFTNNSLDLAITGEGYFAMSQDLGAQDFTYTRAGAFKLDKDNFVVDAKGNYLQGFPVDEATGDTTSVSLSTSSALQIPDSSGSPRATTNVYSSFNLDSRADAPSIAFDPETSASYNSSTSTTVYDSLGEPHVLQFFFVKTDSAVTGNDNEWETYATLDGKSFSPAGLEETAAPFTPLSTFQFDSSGLPSSTDGVANTGTTFNPLTVPGGAGAAAGLSDVLTNGASFPDDIDINWRDEAGTTNKVPTQYASRFEVKALDQDGATVGRLAGIDIGTDGKVVASYSNGDSTFLGQVAMVRFSNSQGLQQVGDTAWKKSLTSGEPIAGEPGSGTLGSINSSALEQSNVNLTNELVDLISAQRNFQANSRALEVNSTLQQAILQIR; translated from the coding sequence ATGAGCTTCAATATTGCATTAACAGGCATAGCTGCCGCACAAAAAGATTTAGACGTTACCGCAAATAATATTGCGAACGTTAATACAACCGGCTTTAAAGAGTCTCGCGCTGAGTTTGCAGATGTATATGCTTCTTCAGTGTTTAGTTCAGGCAGAACTAAAAATGGTGACGGTGTTCAAACCACTATGGTTGCTCAGCAATTTCACCAAGGTTCGCTGCAATTTACTAATAACTCATTGGATTTAGCGATTACAGGCGAGGGTTATTTTGCAATGAGCCAAGACTTGGGCGCGCAAGACTTTACTTATACGCGAGCAGGCGCTTTTAAATTAGATAAAGATAACTTTGTAGTTGATGCAAAGGGTAATTACTTACAAGGTTTCCCTGTTGATGAAGCAACAGGTGATACAACGTCTGTAAGTTTGAGCACATCGTCTGCATTGCAGATCCCAGATTCATCGGGTTCACCACGTGCAACGACTAATGTTTACAGCTCATTTAACTTAGACTCTCGTGCAGATGCGCCTTCGATTGCTTTTGACCCAGAAACGAGTGCTTCATATAACAGCTCTACATCAACAACGGTTTATGACTCTCTGGGTGAACCCCATGTATTACAGTTTTTCTTTGTTAAAACTGATTCTGCAGTAACGGGTAATGATAACGAATGGGAAACTTACGCTACATTAGATGGCAAGTCATTCAGCCCTGCAGGTCTAGAAGAAACGGCAGCACCATTTACACCACTATCAACCTTTCAATTTGACTCAAGTGGCTTACCAAGTAGCACTGATGGTGTTGCTAATACGGGTACAACCTTTAACCCGCTTACTGTACCTGGTGGTGCGGGTGCGGCGGCTGGTTTATCTGATGTTTTAACTAATGGCGCAAGCTTTCCAGATGATATTGATATTAACTGGCGTGATGAAGCGGGCACTACAAATAAAGTGCCTACTCAATACGCAAGCCGATTTGAAGTTAAAGCGTTAGACCAAGATGGTGCTACGGTAGGTCGTTTGGCTGGCATAGATATTGGTACAGACGGCAAGGTTGTTGCATCATACAGTAATGGCGACTCAACATTTCTTGGTCAAGTTGCTATGGTGCGTTTTTCAAACTCGCAAGGCCTTCAACAAGTTGGTGATACTGCTTGGAAAAAAAGCTTAACGTCAGGTGAGCCAATTGCGGGTGAACCTGGTTCAGGTACTTTAGGTTCAATAAATTCATCAGCACTAGAGCAATCAAATGTGAATTTAACTAATGAGCTGGTTGACCTAATTAGTGCCCAGCGTAACTTCCAGGCTAACTCTCGTGCGCTTGAGGTTAACTCAACACTACAACAGGCAATCTTACAGATTCGTTAA